The nucleotide sequence ACAGCATCTCTCCCTGCTAATTGAGAGCTGCCTTCCGTTTGCTCTGCCAATTTTGGCTGAGGATCTTCCACCAGCTCTTTCTGTGGCTGAGACTTGTTCTTCGGTTTAGCATCTGCCTGTTTTTTGGGCAGTTCTTGTTTCCGTGGCCTATCCACTGGCTTATTGAGAGCTATTTTTGCCTCATGAGGTGATTCCGCTACCGCTATCTCTGGCGGTAACGGAATAGGTTCCGGGTCCACAGGTTGCTCCTGTCCGGCCGGTGCTGCCGAAGCAACCATTTCTACTGACATACTGATTATTGGCGAATTCACTGATTGATTATTCGCACTGTCATCACGCAGTAAATGCCACGCCATAAACACGAGAATGCCCGCGTGTAACAGTAAGGAAGCAAATAAGCCAATATAAATACGATTTTTCATCATAACTTCAAGCCATCTTTCCGTTCGTTATCTCTGGAGATTGCCAGCGCTCTTAACAGGCAACCGACTAATCTCCCTTAAAGAGTCAGAACCGACTGGTGACACTAAGCTTAAACGTCCGTCCGGGCGCTGGCATCATGGAACGTGTTAACGGGTCCAAATAATAGCGATCGGTTAAGTTAGTGCCGGATAATTCAATGATTACATCTGGCGTAACCTGATAATTAATATAAGCATCTACAGTCATGACCGAA is from Photorhabdus laumondii subsp. laumondii and encodes:
- a CDS encoding energy transducer TonB produces the protein MMKNRIYIGLFASLLLHAGILVFMAWHLLRDDSANNQSVNSPIISMSVEMVASAAPAGQEQPVDPEPIPLPPEIAVAESPHEAKIALNKPVDRPRKQELPKKQADAKPKNKSQPQKELVEDPQPKLAEQTEGSSQLAGRDAVDSQAGARQATTSQPMIGMGADELQNYQSALRREIEKHKRYPRRAKKMKQQGIVQVRFSLLDSGDLTNHQLVQSSGADELDRAALAAIQQARSVGLKPAGLPRDLTLAIEFNLK